The following proteins are co-located in the Camelina sativa cultivar DH55 chromosome 12, Cs, whole genome shotgun sequence genome:
- the LOC104733627 gene encoding ribonuclease 3-like protein 3, which translates to MESQLTNAVAESFPQPHELDNLTSFEGNEDNNTEAKGSTDPADEPLDIELLEKNLNYKFKNKNLLLQAFTDATYVDEECDSYELLELLGDSVLDTAIIFEFIKLYPKQSPGVLTKLRAVNVDSEKLARVAVKHELYRYLRHKKPLFLEQIMEFVEAKKEHPLHSHGLLKVPKSLANIVESTIGALFMDCECIKTVWKVIKPFMEPIILLENFKNHPMTELNEMCQKKNLKLTSKDTWEINGKYCFLIEDKLVGCGLYPEKKETARNRAAQNAVENFSKFFEDL; encoded by the exons ATGGAGTCGCAACTCACAAACGCAGTTGCTGAATCCTTCCCGCAGCCACATGAGTTGGATAATTTGACCAGCTTCGAAGGTAATGAAGATAACAACACCGAAGCCAAGGGATCAACTGATCCGGCGGACGAGCCTTTGGATATCGAattgttggagaagaacttAAATTACAAGTTCAAAAACAAGAATTTGTTGCTGCAAGCGTTCACAGACGCTACTTACGTTGATGAGGAGTGCGATTCGTACGAACTCCTAGAGCTTTTAGGAGATTCGGTCCTAGATACGGCCATAatctttgagtttattaaacTCTACCCTAAACAATCACCTGGTGTTTTGACCAAGCTCCGAGCGGTCAACGTAGACAGCGAGAAATTGGCTAGGGTCGCTGTCAAACACGAACTCTATCGCTACCTCCGTCATAAGAAACCCTTGTTTCTGGAGCAG ataATGGAATTTGTGGAAGCAAAAAAAGAACATCCATTACATTCGCATGGTCTTTTGAAAGTACCTAAATCTCTAGCAAACATAGTAGAGTCTACCATTGGAGCTCTCTTCATGGACTGCGAGTGCATCAAAACCGTCTGGAAG gTGATAAAACCATTTATGGAGCCAATaatacttttagaaaatttCAAGAACCATCCAATGACAGAACTCAATGAGATGTGCCAGAAGAAGAACTTGAAACTGACGTCCAAAGACACCTGGGAAATCAATGGAAAGTATTGTTTCCTTATTGAGGATAAGTTGGTCGGATGTGGGCTAtatccagaaaaaaaagaaactgctCGTAATCGCGCTGCACAAAATGCTGTCGAGAATTTCTCTAAGTTTTTCGAAGACCTTTAA